Genomic window (Bacillota bacterium):
TACAGGGGATGCTGCGGATGGCGCCGTTCTTTTAGCTGTGGATGAACTTAAGAACACATATAATTAATATAAATGCACATTAGGGATAAAGGTTAAAAAAATAATTCTCCTGAACAGACTTTCAGGAGAATTTATTTTTATATATCTAATAATTTCGAAAGTTCATCGCAGTCTGTGAGCGGAGGTCTGCATCCGAATGAGCCGCATACATAAGCTGTTGCTTTTCCACCGATTGGAGGCCTTTCAGCCGCATTAGAAAGAAGCGCATTGGTGACTTCGAACCCTTTTCCGAAAACATAAGATAGTACAAAGGGATGGTATCCAGAAAGGACAGACTGAAGTTTTTCTAAATCTTCTCCTGCCGTTATCCCGACACTTAAGGCTTGATGCTTCTGCATCAGGGCTATTAACTGTCCGGTATAGGCGTAAGGAGCCCGCTGTAATTCATCGCCGGAGGCGAGAATGATATTTTCGGCATATTTTTCAAAGCGGTCGTTTTCGGTCATCAATGACAAACGGCTGAAATTATAGGCGGCAATAGCATTGCCGGAAGGGAGAGCTCCGTCGTTATAGTTTTTTTGGCGGATCGGCAGGTCGGAAACATCTTTTCCTGACAAAAATAAACCGCCCGTTTCATCTGAAAACAAATTTAAAATCTGTTCAGACAGATCTATCGAGGAGGCAAGCCATTTTGGATTATAGGTTGCCTCGTAAAGCTCTACAAGTCCCCAGAGAAGGTATGCATAGTCGTCAAGTACTGCCGGGTGAGCGGCCTCTCCATCACGGTAACGTGCCATAAGCCTTCCGCTTACAAAAAGATTTTTGAGGATAAAATCTGCCGTTTTCTCAGCCTGTTCTGTATAGGATTTTTCTTTTAACAGCCGTCCGGCAACAGAAAGTGCGGCAATCGCGAGCCCATTTGAGGACGTGAGAATTTTATCGTCCTTAAGAGGGGGAACCCTGCCGCTGCGCATGGTCAGCAGTGAAGAGTGGCGGGTATCGCCCGATATAACGTCTTTTCCTATACGGTTTGGAATGTTGTTTCTTTCAAAATTTCCGTTTTCGGTTATATCATAGTCTGCACAGTATTGCCTACCTGCGGTATCACCCAAACATTTTATTATTTCGGCAGGCGTCCATAAATAATATTTTCCCTCAACGCCCTCGCTGTCTGCGTCCTGCGCGGTATAAAATCCGCCTTCAGGGCTCAGCATTTCACGCATACAGTAATCTGCAGTTCGGCGCGCAGTTTCCTCATACCTTTTATCAATTGCAACGCTTGCCTCGGAATATGCCATCAGAAGCATAGCGTTATCATACATCATTTTTTCGAAGTGCGGAACAAGCCAGCGGCTGTCAGTGGAATACCTGAAAAATCCGCCTCCAATATGGTCGAAAATGCCTCCCTGTTCCATGCCTCTTAACGTTTTATTTACAAGCTCAAACGCTTTTGATTCGGGATGAAGCATGCCGTAGCGAAGCAGAAATAGCAGATTGTGAACGGAAGGAAATTTGGGGGCTCCCTCGAATCCGCCGTATACCTTGTCAAAGGACTGTTCGAACTGCTCATACGCAACTACATTTACAGAAGTGTCAGGCGGTGTTAAAGAGTCACTGTGCTTTTTAAGGTAATCAATAACGGTATCTGCGCTTTTCTCGATTTCACTCTGCTTTGTCGTCCATGTTTCATTTATACTGTTTAAAAGTGATATGAGGCCCATACGCCCCATGCTGTCTTGCTTT
Coding sequences:
- a CDS encoding thioredoxin domain-containing protein is translated as MQNKSVLQKSNRLANEKSPYLLQHAQNPVDWYPWGDEAFREAARRGVPVFLSIGYSSCHWCHVMERESFEDNEVADILNKNFVSIKVDREERPDIDHLYMEACVAWNGSGGWPLTAFLTHDRRPFFAGTYFPKQDSMGRMGLISLLNSINETWTTKQSEIEKSADTVIDYLKKHSDSLTPPDTSVNVVAYEQFEQSFDKVYGGFEGAPKFPSVHNLLFLLRYGMLHPESKAFELVNKTLRGMEQGGIFDHIGGGFFRYSTDSRWLVPHFEKMMYDNAMLLMAYSEASVAIDKRYEETARRTADYCMREMLSPEGGFYTAQDADSEGVEGKYYLWTPAEIIKCLGDTAGRQYCADYDITENGNFERNNIPNRIGKDVISGDTRHSSLLTMRSGRVPPLKDDKILTSSNGLAIAALSVAGRLLKEKSYTEQAEKTADFILKNLFVSGRLMARYRDGEAAHPAVLDDYAYLLWGLVELYEATYNPKWLASSIDLSEQILNLFSDETGGLFLSGKDVSDLPIRQKNYNDGALPSGNAIAAYNFSRLSLMTENDRFEKYAENIILASGDELQRAPYAYTGQLIALMQKHQALSVGITAGEDLEKLQSVLSGYHPFVLSYVFGKGFEVTNALLSNAAERPPIGGKATAYVCGSFGCRPPLTDCDELSKLLDI